A single window of Venturia canescens isolate UGA chromosome 3, ASM1945775v1, whole genome shotgun sequence DNA harbors:
- the LOC122408462 gene encoding uncharacterized protein — MALWLYRAILLPRLKYAAVVWWPAVGRVAYGQRLTSLQGNYLRAGAGVMRTTPTAALEVAFGLLPLNIDITGQAKLTAYRLICMGTWRSTGTGHTDLGLSQRSPFSLQQDKIPRKFQVEKSFRAVIRTREDWRSSQPPTSPGVDAWFTDGSGAGNRFGAGVFNPATDTRLSFPLGELATVFQAEVLAIYECIKICLERNTTGKHIMVHSDSMAALRAVTKPQADSATVWKCMQALNEAGKKNKVTLTWIPGHQGFYGNERADGLAKRGTEIPPAHQVVGVPFATGKNIIQNGLKRQHLHLWKTRVGCRQAKLWMKEPNIGRTKELLGLGRVRLRVGIALLTGHIALRSHLHTMDLAEHRECRLCGEGEESSVHILYRCPTLAIYRYKTWGRMFVEPGEISNLKVTQMCYLAEKAGINAQGLTTD; from the coding sequence ATGGCACTGTGGCTATACAGGGCAATCCTGCTCCCTAGACTAAAGTACGCAGCCGTCGTCTGGTGGCCCGCCGTTGGGAGAGTCGCCTATGGACAACGGTTGACCAGCCTACAGGGTAATTACCTAAGGGCAGGGGCCGGAGTCATGAGGACGACCCCCACGGCGGCGCTGGAGGTAGCCTTCGGCCTCCTCCCCCTCAACATCGATATCACCGGACAGGCAAAACTAACAGCGTATAGACTAATCTGTATGGGCACCTGGAGGAGCACTGGGACGGGCCACACCGACCTGGGGCTCTCCCAGAGGAGCCCATTTTCACTCCAACAGGACAAAATACCTAGGAAATTCCAGGTAGAGAAGTCTTTCAGAGCGGTCATCCGCACACGGGAGGACTGGAGATCTTCCCAGCCCCCTACCTCTCCGGGGGTGGATGCCTGGTTCACCGACGGATCGGGGGCTGGGAACAGGTTCGGAGCGGGAGTTTTCAACCCAGCGACCGACACTAGACTCAGCTTCCCCTTGGGGGAGTTAGCCACGGTGTTTCAGGCCGAAGTGCTGGCCATTTATGAGTGCATCAAAATATGCCTGGAGAGAAACACGACGGGCAAACATATAATGGTGCACTCGGACAGCATGGCGGCCCTGAGAGCCGTTACCAAACCACAGGCCGACTCGGCGACTGTATGGAAATGCATGCAGGCGCTGAACGAAGCTGGAAAAAAGAACAAGGTCACACTGACCTGGATACCAGGTCACCAGGGTTTCTACGGAAACGAGCGGGCCGATGGGTTGGCCAAAAGGGGTACGGAGATACCACCTGCACACCAGGTGGTCGGAGTCCCCTTTGCCACTGGGAAAAACATCATCCAAAATGGACTAAAACGCCAACACCTACACCTCTGGAAAACGAGAGTGGGTTGCAGGCAAGCCAAACTTTGGATGAAAGAACCCAACATAGGCAGAACCAAGGAGCTGCTGGGCCTGGGGAGGGTAAGACTTCGTGTGGGCATTGCGTTACTAACCGGACACATTGCCCTCAGGTCACACCTCCACACAATGGACCTAGCGGAGCACAGGGAATGCAGGCTATGTGGGGAAGGCGAGGAGAGCAGTGTACACATTCTGTATCGCTGCCCTACCTTGGCGATTTACCGGTACAAAACCTGGGGGCGTATGTTCGTCGAACCAGGGGAAATATCGAACCTAAAAGTCACCCAAATGTGCTACCTGGCTGAAAAAGCCGGGATAAACGCGCAGGGGCTGACTACTGATTAA